A genomic region of Pseudopipra pipra isolate bDixPip1 chromosome W, bDixPip1.hap1, whole genome shotgun sequence contains the following coding sequences:
- the LOC135405460 gene encoding olfactory receptor 14J1-like, whose amino-acid sequence MSNSSSMPQFLLLAFADRRELQLLHFWLFLAISLAALLANGLILSAVACDHHLHTPMGFFLLNLSLTDLGCICTTVPKAMHNSLWDTTTISYMGCAAQAFFFLFFISAEFSLLTTMCYDRYVAICKPLHYGTLLGSRACAHMAAAAWATVFLNALLHTANTFSLPLCQGNALGQFFCEIPAILKLSCSHSGYLREIGLTVISACLVFGCFVFIVFSYVQIFRAVLRIPSQQGRHKAFSTCPPHLVVVSLFVSTGLFTYLKPPSISSPSFDLLVSVLYSVVPPALNPLIYSLRNQELKDTLKKMMTGCFSEAKMFLFSAP is encoded by the coding sequence atgtccaacagcagctccatgccccagttcctcctcctggcatttgcagacaggcgggagctgcagctcctgcacttctggctcttcctggccatctccctggctgccctcctggccaacggcctcatcctcagcgccgtagcctgtgaccaccacctgcacacccccatgggcttcttcctgctcaacctctccctcacagacctgggctgcatctgcaccactgtccccaaagccatgcacaattccctctgggacaccacaaccatctcctacatgggatgtgctgcacaggcctttttctttctgttcttcatctcagcagagttttccctcctcaccaccatgtgctacgaccgctacgttgccatctgcaaacccctgcactacgggaccctcctgggcagcagagcttgtgcccacatggcagcagctgcctgggccactgtgtttctcaatgctctgctgcacacagccaatacattttccctacccctgtgccagggcaatgccctgggccagttcttctgtgaaatccctgccatcctcaagctctcctgctcacactcaggctacctcagggaaatcGGGCTCACTGTGATTAGTGCctgtttagtgtttggttgttttgttttcattgttttctcctatgtgcagatcttcagggctgtgctgaggattccctctcagcagggacggcacaaagccttttccacgtgcccCCCTCACTTGGTCGTGGTCTcactgtttgtcagcactggcttGTTTACTTACTTGAAGCCCCCTTCAatctcctccccatcctttGATCTGttggtgtcagttctgtactcagtggtacCTCCAGCattgaaccccctcatctacagcctgaggaaccaggagctcaaggacacactgaagaaaatgatgactggatgtttttcagaagcaaaaatgtttctgttttctgctccaTAA